In Macadamia integrifolia cultivar HAES 741 chromosome 12, SCU_Mint_v3, whole genome shotgun sequence, the following are encoded in one genomic region:
- the LOC122058028 gene encoding ferredoxin C 2, chloroplastic, giving the protein MGLRIPCNLSLCSSTCRKPAIFREFSSIGNKSCDHSLTNRRRSTRAELETVAGIFDSERSRSRISSASIPTHKVTVHDRQRGLVHEFLVPEDQYILHTAEAQNIALPFACRHGCCTSCAVRVKSGQIRQPEALGISAELKSKGYALLCVGFPSSDIEVETQDEDEVYWLQFGRYFARGPIERDDYALELAMGDE; this is encoded by the exons ATGGGTCTCAGAATCCCCTGCAATTTGTCTTTGTGCAGCTCAACCTGCCGGAAACCAGCTATTTTCCGTGAGTTTTCTTCGATTGGAAACAAAAGTTGCGACCATAGTCTGACAAATAGACGCAGGTCTACGAGAGCTGAACTGGAAACGGTGGCTGGGATCTTTGACTCTGAACGCAGCCGAAGCCGTATTTCGTCGGCGTCTATTCCAACGCATAAAGTCACAGTTCACGACAGACAGCGAGGGCTTGTTCATGAATTCCTCGTTCCTGAG GATCAGTATATATTACACACTGCTGAAGCTCAGAACATAGCTCTGCCATTTGCTTGCAGGCACG GTTGTTGTACTAGCTGTGCTGTTCGTGTAAAATCTGGGCAAATAAGGCAACCTGAGGCCCTTGGGATATCTGCTGAATTAAAGTCCAAG GGTTATGCACTGCTTTGCGTGGGCTTCCCGTCTTCTGACATTGAAGTTGAGACCCAGGATGAGGATGAG GTATATTGGCTTCAATTTGGAAGATATTTTGCCCGGGGACCAATT GAAAGGGATGACTATGCACTGGAATTGGCCATGGGTGATGAGTGA
- the LOC122058029 gene encoding uncharacterized protein LOC122058029, whose amino-acid sequence MGDNLVQDLHRAAYYLNPDLHYKNNLRFRKDLMESLKDVINKLAPNIDSAKDAVEEVKYFREATQRFADHLAICARGIQRPGNLGLISYPCISKLFQTPNVAIIFVQLIGG is encoded by the exons ATGGGAGataatttggttcaagaccttcatcgggcag CCTATTATTTGAATCCGGATTTGCACTACAAGaacaatttaaggtttaggaaagatttgatggaatctttgaagGATGTTATTAACAAGTTAGCTCCTAATATTGATTCGGCCAAAGATGCAGTTGAAGAG GTGAAGTACTTCCGAGAGGCCACTCAAAGGTTTGCTGATCATTTAGCTATCTGTGCTAGAGGAATACAACGCCCTGGTAATTTAGGCTTAATCAGCTATCCTTgtatttcaaaattatttcaaacTCCTAATGTTGCAATTATCTTTGTACAATTGATTGGTGGATGA